The sequence GCGCGCACTTGCCACATGGCCCGGGACACCTGGCGCTCGATCGGGTGGGCGTCCAGACGGACCATGACCGCCCTATCCGCCCTGTCCCTTGGGCTGGCTCCTGCGCCATCTAGGTCGAAGGGTAGTATGAGCTCGAACTCACTGGTCTCGGTGTGAAAGTGAAGGTGCTCCTGTTGGGTCGCCATCGTGTTGGTCAGGTGCTGAGTCGCGTCCTTCTCAGGAAGATCAGAAATGGACCGGCCGATCCAGGCCTGCTTCGTTGCAGCCAAGACGCGAAGGGTCTCCCCGCTTGCTACAACAATGAAGGTGACGTCCGGCTCCTCACCCAGGGCGTGGACAATCCGCATGAGCTCCGTCGGCTCGCCCGCGATCCTCGCGACAGCCTTCACGGCGCTCGCCAGATGGTGCACACGATACGCTGCCTGTTCTTCAAGCCGCTCCGCGAACAGTCGCTGGGTCACCCACATGCTCAGCGCCACCAAGAGGGCGCTGATCACGAGCAGCGGGATGACGATCTTGGTCTCGAGGGAACGGAATGGGCTGGGAGGTGAGTTGAGCTGCATCGATGTCCTCTAGTCGCTACACCCGCTCAAGCGCCAAAAGCGTGATATCGTCTTCGAACTCATTGCTGCCCCTCCAGCGCTCTAGTGTTTGCTCTATACCCGCCATCACCTCCCGTAACGGACGGTCTCGCCATTCTTCCAAGAGGGTCATGAGGCGGTTGACGGAAAAATGCTCTCCATGCTTACTGGTACATTCTGTAATACCGTCGGAGTACAGGAAGAGGCGGTCGCCCGGTTGGAGGGTGAGGTCGAGTTCCCCATACTTGGCATCAAGCAACATTCCCACAGGAAACCCCCCTGTTCCCAGCAGCTCAGCTTTGGCCCCCCTGGGTTGATAGATTGGGGATGGATGACCGGCCTGAGTGAGCAGCATTCTGGCACTCCGAGTCTCGACGATGCCATAGACCATAGTGAAATAGTGCATCGCATCATCCTCGGACTGAAACAGTTGGTTGAGGGATTGGACAGCCTCTGCAGGCGTCGCGATGTCGTAGTGGGGTGGGTCTGAGACGAAACGCATCAATGGACTGCCCTGACTGGATATGGGGGAGAGGACCTTACTCAACGTGACCGACAGCATCGCCGCAGGAATCCCGTGACCGGCAACGTCAAGGATGTAAAAGCCCACCTGATGTTCATTGAGCTGAAAGAAATTAAAGATATCCCCCGCGACGAAATGACAGGGAGTGAATATCCAATCAAACTTGAACCCAGGGATGGTCAGCGCACTGCTTGGCAGGAGACCTCGCTGCATCTTCACCGCGGCATCAAGGTCCTCACGAATCCTGGAATAGGCCTCCTGTAGCTTTTTATTCTGCTCTTCCAGATTACTTTCCAGTGTGACGATCCGTTCCCCAGCTCTGATACGGACCTTGAGTTCACCGGCATTGAAGGGTTTGATCAAAAAATCGTCGGCCCCGGCCTCCATCCCCGTGATGAGTTCATCCTTCGCATTCTTGGCCGTCAGGAGGATGACGTAGATGTATCGTGCGAATTTCGCCTCTCTGATCCGGCGGCAGAGCCCCAAACCGTCGAGATTCGGCATGGTCCAGTCAGTGATCACAAAACTAATCGGTTCGTTCTGGAGACGCTCCCACGCTTCCACTCCATCGGCCGCAGGGACGGCGTCGTATCCCCATCGTTGGAGGGTTCGCAGAAGCAGCTTCCGCATATCCACATCATCGTCAACGATCAGAATTCGCATCGTAAGCTCCCGCTACATGCTTTGTCGGCGCACCCATGGTCCTGGAAGCCAGCGCCTTGCCTCCCTCAGCCTTCCCATTGTAGGGGCAGGCCTTGTGCCTGCCCAGATCGGGCGACCACGAGGGCCGCCCCTACATCGGGACGGGTGATGGAGAACTTTCAAAGTAATAACAATAATAGTGTAGGACGAGGAGGGCCGGGATGCAACTGCATGATGCAGCCGCGATAGACAATAGATCAGTTCTGTCCGAGGCTGAAGGTAGATAGACTGAAGATGTTAAGGATTCTTCAGCCTTCGGTCTTCAGTCTGAATACCTGCTTTTGGCGCTGATTGCTGACCGCTACTTTCTAGCGAACGATGGAGAAATCAAAATGGTCGAGCGTAGTTTGAACGTGGTTGAGGAAGGCGCTGGCGTAGGCGCCGTCGATGAGGCGGTGATCGTAGGAGAGGCAGAGGTAGGCCATCGAACGGATGGTGATGGCATCGTTGATCACGACCGGCCGCTTCACCACCTTGCCGAAGCCTAAGATTCCCGCCTGCGGCTGAACAATGATCGGCGTCCCGATCAGGGTCCCTAACGCGCCGAAGTTATTCACTGTGAAGGTCCCTTGGTGGACCTCCTCAAGACTGATCCGCTTGTCGCGTGCCCTCGCGGCCAGGTCGGCTAGCTGTTTCGCCAGGGTCAGGAAGCTCTTTTTGTCAGCCTCCCGCAGCACCGGGACGATGAGACCCTCCTCCAGAGCCACGGCAATCCCGATATTGACCGCTTGTTTGACGATGATCCCCTCACGGGTGTAGGAAGCGTTCATAAGCGGATAGGCGCGCAGGCCATCCGCAGCGGCCTTCACCACGAAAGGCAGAAAGGTGAGCGTAATTCCGGTCTGCTTGAGGAAGGTCTCTTGGTGGGCCTGCCGGTATCCATCGATGGCCGTCATGTCGACCTCGTAGATCTGCGTCACGTGAGCAGCGGTTCGCTGACTCCGGACCATATGCTCAGCGATTGCCTTTCGCATAGGGCTGATCGGGAGGATCTGGTCCTCGGTAGCGGGGGCAGGAGGTTGGGGGCCCACTCCGGGCGGCTGTACAGTTACCTGTGGTCGCTGCGCGATGAAGTCTAGCAGATCCTTCCGCGTGATGCGTCCATCCGTACCGGTTCCTCTCACCCGGGTAAGGTCCACGCCGTGCTCCTTTGCCAGATCGAGGACGACGGGCGAGTACCAGTGCGTTGTCTGCGTCGCAGCCTCTGCTCCGAGCGCAGTGGCCTGAACGCCCTCCCGCCGCTCTACCACCGGCCTGCCTGGCGGGACCGTATCGGCGTGAGAAGCCTCGCTGATATAGGCCAGCACAGCTCCGACCGACGCCGTGCCCCCATCCTGGACGACGATCTCAGCGAGTACTCCAGCGGCAGTGGAGGGGATCTCGACATCTACCTTGTCTGTGGAGATGGCCACCAGTGGCTCATCCTTGGCGACCAATTCACCGACCTTCTTCAGCCAGGCGATGACCGTCCCCTCCGCAATACTCTCGCCCATCTGTGGCATTATGACTTGAATGTGCACGGTCGGACCTCAGAAGCTGGCCAGTTCTCTTGCCTTACTGGCGATGGTTTCGGCATTGGGCAAGTACGCCTCCTCCAGCACGGGACTATAGGGGATAGGAGTGTGGGGGGGCGCCACGCGGGCGATAGGGGCATCCAGATAGTGAAAGAGCTCCTCGGCGATCCGGGCTGCGATCTCGCCGCCTATGCCACCGGTCTTTTGGGCCTCATGCACCACCATTACTCGTCCTGTCTTCTTGACTGAGGCGGCGATTGCGGCCATATCGAGGGGCTGGAGCGTGCGGAGGTCCACTACCTCCAAGTCAATCCCTTCCGACATGAGTAGCTCCGCCGCTGCGAGCGACTGCTGGAGCATGGCGCCGTAGGTGATCACGCTGACGGTACTGCCCTGTCTTTTCACCTCTGCCTGGCCGATCGGCACGATGATGTCTCCTTCCGGCACATTCCCCTTGATGTGACGATAGAGGTACTTGTGCTCAAAGTAGATCACCGGGTTAGGATCGCGAATGGCTGCCTTCAGCAGACCTTTCGCATCGGCAGGGGTGGAGGGGGCCACAAGCTTCAGGCCCGCCACATGAAAGAACCACGCCTCTGGACATTGGGAATGGAACGGTCCCGCGTGGATGCCGCCTCCATAGGGGGCCCGAATCACCAGGGGGACCGGTTCACCGGTGCGGTAGTGATGTTTGGCCGCCATGTTGACGATCTGGTCAAAGGCGCAGGCAATGAAGTCGGCGAACTGCATCTCGACTACCGGTCGCATCCCCATGAGGGCGGCGCCGATCGCGGCTCCGACGAACCCAGACTCAGACAGCGGCGTGTCGATCACCCGCTCCGGCCCGAACTTGTCGAGAAACCCCTTTGTCACCTTGAAGGCGCCGCCATAGACGCCGATATCCTCTCCGAGCATGAAGACGCGCTCGTCCCGGTCCATTTCTTCCCACAAGGCTTGTCGAATCGCTTCGAGGTAGGTGATCTCCATCCTCTTCCTCAAACCCGGCTGATAGCTGTTAGCTAGGAGGCGTAGACTCCATCGAGAAGTTCCTTCGCATCCGGAAACGGGCTCGATTCCGCGAATAAAACGGCCTCCTCGATTTCCCCGGCAATGCGGTCGTCGATCGCCTTGACGGATGCGTCGTCAAGGACCTTCTGATCTCGCAGGTACGCGACGAATCGATCGATTGGGTCTCGCTTTCGCCACTCCTCGATCAGGGCAGGCGGGACATACGAGGCGTCGTCATGCTCGGAATGACCTCGCATCCGCATCGTCTTACCTTCTACGAGGGAAGGGCCTTCGCCTGATCTCGCGCGAGCGGCCGCTAAAGAGACGGCCGCGCGGACGGCGAGCACATCGTTACCATCCACGCTGACGCCCGGCATCCCATAGGCCTTGGCACGATCAGCGACATGCTCGATGGCCATCTGACGGGAGACCGGGGTGGAGTAGGCGTACTGATTGTTATGACAGATGAAGATGACGGGCAGTTTCAGCACGGCAGCGAGGTTCAGGGCTTCGTGGAAATCGCCGCGACTTGACGCGCCGTCGCCGAAAAAGGCCGCGACCACGCGGCGCTCGCGCCGAAGCTTGAAGGCTAATCCGACGCCTGCCGCCACCGGCAGCAGGTCGGCCATCGGACTGATGAATCCGATGATGCCCCGTGTGATATCGCCGAAATGGACATTGCCGTCACGTCCCCTGGTCAGTCCGGTCTGTCTGGCCAGGTACTGGGCCATAAATTCCTTCGGTGTGATTCCCTTTACGAGATTCGCGCCGAGGTCCCTATGGGTTGGGGCGATGACGTCGTCGGGCTCGAGTGCGACGGCACTCCCCACCGCGATTGCCTCTTCCCCTGTGCCAAGGTAGACGCCACCCACGATCTTGCCCTGTCGGTAGAGAGTGATGACCCGCTGCTCCAGCCCGCGGGTGAGCTTAAGGAAGTAACAGATATTGAGCAGCTCGTCTGGTGTGGGTTGCTGAACCCCCATGATGCCACCTCTCCCCTCTGTTGTGAAAAGCGGCTTCACTCTAACTGGTAGCAGTATAATCTGTCCAAACCGAGTTTGTAAATCATTTCATCGCGCATACGACGATTTCTCGCCGTCTGCTGAACAGGCTTTCCCCGGCTGTTCTCAGCGCCCCATAGCGAACATCATCAGGACGATCAAAGCAACAGTGACAGCGGCCACAATCAGGAGTAAGCGGGTGGCCCTTCGTGTGTACTTGCGTATCTGTCGTTGTGACATCTCTCACTCCACCGCAGTAACGATCTCCCCACCGACTTTCCTCCATGACCGCTTTTACCATAGCATACGGCCCTTGGACTCCGCTACAGTAGATCACTCCTCATCACCCAATCCCCCCCTTTCAAAAAGGGGGGCGAGGGGGGATTTGGCGGTGACACTGATTGGAAAGTCTCCCCCACCCGCGTCACCGCGAGGGAGCGGAGCGACCGAAGCAATCCCATCGTTCTTCACACCCTCAAGGACATTCAGATTGCCACGCTCCCTTCGGTCGCTCGCAATGACGAGCCAGTGAGTGGCATAGTCTGGCTTTAAACTTTCATACCCAAGAGCGCCCTATATCCACATGGCTGCCAACACACTACGACGATCTATACCCATGTAATGAACCGAAGGGACAAGGGAATCCACAGCCCAGTCGATAGGCTCGAATTTAGCTAGGGCAGTTCGCTGTGGGAAGGTTGAATAGGCTGACCTGGGTGCAGCGTTTGCCGTCATCAGGATTTATAAGAATGTATTGCTAACTACGCGATAAGGCTGTACTATTTGCTCTGACCTAAAAACGGTTGGTCTGGATATACTGGTCAGCATACATAATAGTTGGGCAACATGTACCCCAGTGTTGTCTGACTCTTTAATCAAGGGGAAGGGAGAGCAATATGTTTTGTCTAAAGTGCGGCAAGGAAAACTCTAACGACGTAAAGTTTTTCGTCTTGACCGTGTAGAAAGATCTGTGGTGTACTTAGCCGTACATCTAATGATTGGTCAGCCGTGGTCCGGCGCTTGGAGTAAAATTTACCCGACATTTCGAGAGGTAGGGGCATGAAGCAATCGTCGGTTGTGCACTGCGATCCTGATATCCTGGGGGGCACCCCGGTGTTCGTTGGAACGCGCGTTCCTGTTCAGGCGCTGATTGACTATATCGAGGGCGGCCACTCCCTTGAAACGTTCCTTGATGACTTCCCAACCGTGAGCCGGGACATCGCGGTGGCTGCTCTCGAGCAGGCGAAAGTGCATTTACTCGCCGATGCGCGTGCTGCTTGACGAATGTTTCCCCCGAGCCTTACGCGTGGAGCTTCCTGGCCACGAAATCGCGACGGTCGCTGAAGCCGGGTGGGCTGGCGTTAAAAATGGCGCGCTCTTGCAACTTGCGGCAGCGCGGTTTGAAGTTCTCTTGACCGTTGATCGCAATCTAGAGTATCAGCAGAACTTTTCCAGTCTTACGATCGCCGTCATCGTAGTTGACTCCCCAAGCAACGATGTTGAGGTGCTTCTGCCATTGTGCCCAAGGTCCTCGAAGCCTTACCCAAGGCCAAGCCTGGAGTCGTGACGCATGTCCACGGCTAACAGCGCAATCACACCGACGCGCGCAAAAGCGGTG is a genomic window of Candidatus Methylomirabilis limnetica containing:
- a CDS encoding PP2C family protein-serine/threonine phosphatase; its protein translation is MRILIVDDDVDMRKLLLRTLQRWGYDAVPAADGVEAWERLQNEPISFVITDWTMPNLDGLGLCRRIREAKFARYIYVILLTAKNAKDELITGMEAGADDFLIKPFNAGELKVRIRAGERIVTLESNLEEQNKKLQEAYSRIREDLDAAVKMQRGLLPSSALTIPGFKFDWIFTPCHFVAGDIFNFFQLNEHQVGFYILDVAGHGIPAAMLSVTLSKVLSPISSQGSPLMRFVSDPPHYDIATPAEAVQSLNQLFQSEDDAMHYFTMVYGIVETRSARMLLTQAGHPSPIYQPRGAKAELLGTGGFPVGMLLDAKYGELDLTLQPGDRLFLYSDGITECTSKHGEHFSVNRLMTLLEEWRDRPLREVMAGIEQTLERWRGSNEFEDDITLLALERV
- a CDS encoding dihydrolipoamide acetyltransferase family protein, whose translation is MPQMGESIAEGTVIAWLKKVGELVAKDEPLVAISTDKVDVEIPSTAAGVLAEIVVQDGGTASVGAVLAYISEASHADTVPPGRPVVERREGVQATALGAEAATQTTHWYSPVVLDLAKEHGVDLTRVRGTGTDGRITRKDLLDFIAQRPQVTVQPPGVGPQPPAPATEDQILPISPMRKAIAEHMVRSQRTAAHVTQIYEVDMTAIDGYRQAHQETFLKQTGITLTFLPFVVKAAADGLRAYPLMNASYTREGIIVKQAVNIGIAVALEEGLIVPVLREADKKSFLTLAKQLADLAARARDKRISLEEVHQGTFTVNNFGALGTLIGTPIIVQPQAGILGFGKVVKRPVVINDAITIRSMAYLCLSYDHRLIDGAYASAFLNHVQTTLDHFDFSIVR
- a CDS encoding alpha-ketoacid dehydrogenase subunit beta, whose protein sequence is MEITYLEAIRQALWEEMDRDERVFMLGEDIGVYGGAFKVTKGFLDKFGPERVIDTPLSESGFVGAAIGAALMGMRPVVEMQFADFIACAFDQIVNMAAKHHYRTGEPVPLVIRAPYGGGIHAGPFHSQCPEAWFFHVAGLKLVAPSTPADAKGLLKAAIRDPNPVIYFEHKYLYRHIKGNVPEGDIIVPIGQAEVKRQGSTVSVITYGAMLQQSLAAAELLMSEGIDLEVVDLRTLQPLDMAAIAASVKKTGRVMVVHEAQKTGGIGGEIAARIAEELFHYLDAPIARVAPPHTPIPYSPVLEEAYLPNAETIASKARELASF
- a CDS encoding thiamine pyrophosphate-dependent dehydrogenase E1 component subunit alpha: MGVQQPTPDELLNICYFLKLTRGLEQRVITLYRQGKIVGGVYLGTGEEAIAVGSAVALEPDDVIAPTHRDLGANLVKGITPKEFMAQYLARQTGLTRGRDGNVHFGDITRGIIGFISPMADLLPVAAGVGLAFKLRRERRVVAAFFGDGASSRGDFHEALNLAAVLKLPVIFICHNNQYAYSTPVSRQMAIEHVADRAKAYGMPGVSVDGNDVLAVRAAVSLAAARARSGEGPSLVEGKTMRMRGHSEHDDASYVPPALIEEWRKRDPIDRFVAYLRDQKVLDDASVKAIDDRIAGEIEEAVLFAESSPFPDAKELLDGVYAS
- a CDS encoding DUF433 domain-containing protein, whose product is MKQSSVVHCDPDILGGTPVFVGTRVPVQALIDYIEGGHSLETFLDDFPTVSRDIAVAALEQAKVHLLADARAA
- a CDS encoding DUF5615 family PIN-like protein → MRVLLDECFPRALRVELPGHEIATVAEAGWAGVKNGALLQLAAARFEVLLTVDRNLEYQQNFSSLTIAVIVVDSPSNDVEVLLPLCPRSSKPYPRPSLES